The window GAGGGTTTCTAGGTGCTACTggataaataaacaaacaaacattggaACTATAGAACAATACAGAGGCAGCTGGATGGAAGGAGGGTCtgtggagctggtgaaggggtgGTGGGATGCAGCCAGGCAACATGAGGGCTCCTGAGCACCGGAGAGGCAGCGGAAGGGAGCAGGTGAGGGGTTTTGGAGGAAGCCAAAGAGTCAGAAGGGAAGTCTGAGGACTCAGACagcagggattggtggagggagtCAAATGAAGAAGCAACAGTTTGGAAGACTCATACACTGAGGATGAGGTGAAAGGACAGAGGAGGAGGGACACACACTGAGGGGTAGGACAGTCTTGTgtttaaggcacaggactgggacttaGGAGAACTAGGTTCCAgttctgactctgccactgactaggACCTTGAGAAACTAACTCTGTGCCTCAGCATCCCTTGCTGTAGAATGGGGACAGCACTTCTCAGTCCCCCAggagttgtgaaaataaattcattgttTGTCAGGCATGACGCAGGCCACAGGAGATGGactggggcctctggaactggaaGCAAGTAACAGGTCCGAACTGAGCTACATGATCTAACCTCTGAGGAAGGACCCATGTCCCCACCccttgccctgtccctgagaagaGTTCTCACCTGTAGTCTGCATAGGTCCCTGGGCAGTAGAACAGCGCTATGAACATATTTTGGCCCCTACAGATGGTGTCCAGGGTCAGTGTAATTCCATAAACGGAGGTAAGCAGGAAGAGTGACAGCGCAAGGATAAAGGCTCGGTGGTTCCGCTCCCCTACGCAGCTGTTAATCCTCCAAAGGAAAGAACATTTTATAAAACGTTtttctttacttaaaaaaaaaaagtagtatctCTCCCTTGACTGGCAGAGAATTTGGCTCCAAGGTGTGTCTGTATAATACACTTATCAGAGTGCACAAAAATCCACTCAAGGGCACAGGCTAGTAGTTTAGGTCAATAATGAAGGAAATGTAAAAACAGCATATTCAGATGCTGCCAGTATTAATATGGCTCTGGGAGAGCCTCCCACATCCTGTCGATTGTCTGCTGGAAGGCTCTTGGTCTTTCCTAAAAGCCTAAGAAAGTTGATGTCTCCTTGCTTGACATGGCTGCACACCACCATCCCTGGGATCTTGGGCTGCATTTACACTGGCAATTTTAGGGAGACTCCCTCTGCTGCTGtagcaccagtgcagctccagTGGTGGAAGCAATTGCAGGGGTGCTAGCATATCACAACATTTATACCTGCTTAGAGCACGTTTAAACATCATGGTGGTAAAAACCTGAGCCCTTTCTTACATCACTAGCACTCCCCTCAGTGGAACTGTACTGATTCTAGAATCACAGTGGGAAATTTCCCTAAAACTGTCATTGCAGACAGACTAGGGGCCCAGAGACCAAAAACTGGTCTTGAAAAATAGCTCTAGTTATCAGGTCACCCTACTTAGGACAAGCGACAGCTCTCTGTACCAAGAGGAAAGGCACCAAAGCCAAGTGGCAGCCCTATTTGACTGGTAGCATCTGGATCAAAAAGCAACTTCTTTAACCTTAAACAACAACCTCAGAAGTCTGTGGCACCTACCAGACACAGTGATGGTCCAGTCTCCTTACACATATGCCACACAACCGGCAATGTCCAGCCCGAGGTGGCCTAATCAGCTGACATTTGGTGCACCAGTCCTCCTTTGCTCTGTCTAGTCCCTCAGCCAACATCCTGGAATAGCCCTTGGCATCATCGTTCTTAGCATGACAGCTGGCAATGCCAGACATAGCCGCTCCGTGAAGCCCGTTGGAGCTCCCCAGGACTTTCCTGTATGGCAAGCCATTGCTGCCTTGGCATGGTGATTTGTCATTGCTCATTTGCCTGGCAAGGTAGCCAGGGTCTCTCTTGGCTTGAGAGAGGGCCACAAGCATGAGAATTAGCCCACAGGTGAGAATAACCACCTGAGTGTACCCCACATGGCCTCGCGGAACCACTTCCTGGAGGAACACATAATACATGTACCCCAGAGAGAACAGCCCCAGGCTCAAAAAGAAGAGAGTCCGTCCCTTCCGCCTGTGTGTGAGGTAGTAGTACCACAGCACCACCACAGGAAGGGATGTCAGGATAACAAGTGCCAAAAGGAAGTGCAGAGCTGCTACGTGGAGGAAGACTGGCAGCAGGATGAGTGGCGGGAGCAGGGTGATATTGATCTTTATGGCCCCCTTAAGCCAAGGGATGCGGAAGCGATCCAAGATGGTGTCTGCAATTCTCTCTAAAGTCCCTGGGGGCAAAGATCTGAACGTCAGCCACCTGTTAGGGAAAAACACAGATTTTGCTCTCATACATGAGacacttctgtgctgtctgctcccCTCTTCGTTCATTCTCTCCTTACAATCAATCACTTCACATCAATCACATTGACTCTCACTCCCATTTCTTTAGCCTCTTCCTGGTCTATGCCCAGGTGATATAGCCTGTAATCTTTCTGGGACAGGAGCTGTGCCTTTTTAAAGAAATCTCTAAAGACCCATGCAAGGTTATTCTATTAATAATATTAGGCCTTTTTGCtctctaatttctgtgattcCATCTACCCACTTCAACAAAATCTATCCCTGATTCAGAAACCAGCTGAACagcagctgtgaaactgacaagaatcagGTCTGGGAGTTCACAGCTCtctggctctggggcagcccaCACTGTGGGACTTACTCTAATGTTGCAGACCCTGGAAGTCCTGGGTCTCTAGCAGCCCTGCATgcgagctggcaggaaaccaggcaggcagCAACCCTGCCTGTGGTTCAGTGAAAGTTCTTTGAACCCAGAATgtttccacaaaacattttgggtttGACAAATGAGAATTTTCTGATGAAATCACGTTTTGCTGCAAAATTCCCAGCTAGCACTATTGCCCCAGCCTTTATCCTAACTGGGCAGAAGGCTTTTGACATTTCCTATATGGCCAGACACTTGTCAACTGGCACAGACAACCACTCCTATCTGACAGGGAGATGTTTAAAAGTGCCAAATGGAGCAGCTATGTGTAGACTGGGTTTCCAAAGCTGAGCCTGACCACACAGTGCCCCATTCTAAAGAAGTTGGCTAAAGGGGGGAAGACACTCAAGATACCATGGTCACGAGCATGGTATGAGCCCCCCTATGTGAAGGCAGATGAAAGGCCCGGCTCTTTACCTTTCACAGCCCTCATCGAGGTCCTCGCAGTCACAGCAACAGGCCACTAGATGGTTCTTTTCCCCCGTCCGGTCAATGTACTCGCAGCAGCAGAGCGGCTCCTCCATCTCAGACCCTTCGACCTTCTGCCTCCTTTTCCCACGTTTCCTGCTGCTGATTGCTCGGGCAACCGTGGCTCCCGCTTGCTCTGGCCAGCATGAGACGGTGACTGTAGCGGGGAAGGGCCCAGGGACCCCGCTAGCCCAGCGCTGCTTGCTGGGGTCCGGCCGAAGTCAGCAGCCGGCTAGTTCTGACACTGAAGCAAGATGCGAGTTGAAAAGAGGCTTCAGGGGCAACTCATCTGCCCCCCGGCTTAGCCCAGCAGCCCGGGGGCCCCGCTGCTCTGGCTCGGGCCAGCCCGTCGGAGGGAGAacgtggggtcccagctgctcagcccgtcctgccccggccccgcccgccACTCGCTCcgcacaccccagctcccccccctccGGAGAGCGGCTGTGATTGGCTACGCCCCCCGCAAGCTCTCACCTCCGTCACTCACCTCACGTGAGCAGGGCGCGCGGCTGCCCCTCCCGCCAGCCAGCAGCACCCTGGGCCCTACCGCTTCCGCACAGCCTCGCCTCCCATGTACGTCAGCCGGACGGCCCAATCCCGACACGGGCGGGGCGGAGCCAGCCATGACGTCACGGCAGAGGTCCGCCTGCTTAAAGGACGAGAGGGTGGCGACAGGTGGGGGTCGCAGCCTGGCACAGAACGCTGTGCAGACGCTACGTCACAGAGCCgggcgcgcgcgcgcgcgcgctccCTGCCCGTATCCAGACAGCGCCGCACGCGCCGCTGTAGCTTTGCGCGGCCAGGCTGGGGCGCTCCGCTGCCGCCCAGGGAGCCCGGGTCCCGCGGGAGGAGCCGCGAACTCCTCTGCGAGCCAGCGCCCtgcaccctcccccagccccgagaACCCGCCCCAGACGTTGCATCGGTGTAACTGAGCAGCGTACGGGCCCCCGGTGCAACTCCGAGGGTGGGTCGGCGCCAGGCACGCTTGCCCCGGTTTAACGTCGCTGTGTCCTCGGCCCGCTGGTGACTTTTGAAAGGCGCAAAGGGGAATGAGCTGCCTAACAAAACAGCAGCTGATAAGCAAGACGGAGCACGTCCCTGCTGGTACCGTCTTGCCAGGGTAGCGTGCAGCCTCAAACGTGTTCAGCAGAAGCGTGTAGACAAAGGCAAGCGGAGAATCCAGCTCACCGGCAGCTGCAACAGGGGGAGC of the Gopherus flavomarginatus isolate rGopFla2 chromosome 1, rGopFla2.mat.asm, whole genome shotgun sequence genome contains:
- the ZDHHC23 gene encoding palmitoyltransferase ZDHHC23 — its product is MEEPLCCCEYIDRTGEKNHLVACCCDCEDLDEGCERWLTFRSLPPGTLERIADTILDRFRIPWLKGAIKINITLLPPLILLPVFLHVAALHFLLALVILTSLPVVVLWYYYLTHRRKGRTLFFLSLGLFSLGYMYYVFLQEVVPRGHVGYTQVVILTCGLILMLVALSQAKRDPGYLARQMSNDKSPCQGSNGLPYRKVLGSSNGLHGAAMSGIASCHAKNDDAKGYSRMLAEGLDRAKEDWCTKCQLIRPPRAGHCRLCGICVRRLDHHCVWINSCVGERNHRAFILALSLFLLTSVYGITLTLDTICRGQNMFIALFYCPGTYADYSSALSFTCVWYCAIITAGMGYILLIQLLNISYNVTEREARLALREDTGRRLLGGTVVDTGKYNRGFLYNWGQFLTLGSPTPQRSAEDIV